The genomic window CCTCATGGCCATCGCCAAACGCCTCGAACGCATCGGCGACCACGCCAAGAACATCGCCGAAGAGGTCGTGTACCTCAGCGAAGCCCGCGACATCCGCCACACCCGGAAACCTCCCAACACCCCCGGCGCCCCCGCTTCGCCCTGAACCCGCCTCCTCAGCCGTATTCCAGCAATCAAGGGCAACGAAGCTCACGACAGCGCGATCTTCGGGGATGCAGCTCCGTGGCCCGACTTCACCACCCTCGCTTCACCCCCCCCCCCGGAGGGACGAGCTCCGCGAGTCCTCCATCCCAACGCACCACACTCTTTCCCCCTCCCTCAGTCCTCGTACTCAGCCCGAAGGGCGGTACTCGTACTCGTTCTCGACCCGCAGGCACACCGTTTCAGCGTCGCCTCATGGCGGGTCTGATGGGTTCGATCCTGTTCGGACCTGCCATTTCGCATGCGCAATGGGCTGGGCGAGCACGAGCACGAGCACGAGCACGAGCACGAGCACGAGCACGAGCACAAGCACGAGCACGAGCACGAGCACGAGCACGAGTACGATTACGATTACGAGGACTGCTGCGAAGGACTGGGGTGTGCTGGCAGGGCGGGGACGTTGGGGGGCAGAGGCTGGGTCGAACTTTGTTGGGTGTGCACGCTTTAGCGTGTCGGGGCGGATTTGGGAGGCTCACGCTGAAGCGTGGACACCCAACGGTCCCTCCGACTTCACCACCCTCGCTTCACCCTCCGGAGGGACGAGCTCCGCGAGTCCGCCATCCCATCGCTCCACACCCTTTTCCCCTCCCCCGGGACTCGTACTCAGCCCGGAGGGCGGTACTCGTACTCGTCCTCGACTCGCAGGCACACCGCTTCAGCGTCGCGTCAAAGCGGGTCCGGCGGGTTCGATCCTGTTCGGACCTGCCATTTCGCCTGCGAACCGGGCAGGGCGGTTTCGAGTAAGATTAAGATTACGAGGACGAGGACGAGGACTGCTGCGAAGGACTGGGGTGCGTTGGCAGGGCGGGGACGTGGGGGGGGCCAAGGCTGGGTCGGACTTTGTTGGGTGTGCACGCTTTAGCGTGTCGGGGGCGGATTTGGGAGGCTCACGCTGAAGCGTGGACACCCAACGGTCCCTCCGATCTCACCACCCCGCTTCACTCTTCGACCCTCGACAATCCCGCCAGCGTTGCGCCGCCCGCGTGAAAGACGAAATCCTGATTCCCCGCGTGGATCGAATCGCCATGCACCAACCGCCGCGACGCGACCTGCCGTCCGTTGATCCACAGCCCGTTCGTCGATCCCAGATCCTCCGCGTAGCACACGCCGTTCGGACCCCGCAGCACCCGGAAATGCCGGTTGCTCATCGAGCGATCCTCCGAAAACGCCAGCGGCGGATCCCCGCGCCGCCCGACGGTCACCACCGGATGCTCCAAGGGCAGGGCCTGCACCGTCTCCTTCCCGGCGCCACCTCCCGAAGTCCAAAGCAGGCAGGGCACTTCCAAGCAGTCCTCGAACGCCCTCAGCACCCGCCCGCTCTCGATCAGGCGACGTTGCAGCGTCGTGACCTCACCCGGGGACCAGGGTCGTGTGGATTCACCGTGTTCATCTGGCATGAGTCCGCTCCTTCTCTTTCGGGCTGCTAATCCATGTCCCAACGCTTCTGCAGGTGGGCCTCCACCTTCTTACGGAGGTACTCCAACTGCGCGACGGTGATCCCGTGGCGGGCGGCGATCTCGGCGTTGCTGTCATGGGCGGGTTTGCTGGCCTGGCCGCCCGTCGGCTTCGATTGGGACTTCCGCCGCTGCACCGGCGGCGCCCCGTTCCAGAACCAGTCGAGGTACACCGCCACCTCATCCACCCCGCCCTTCCCCGAGTAATCCCTCAGCGCCGCCCGCAATGCGTCATCCACAGTCCGTTCGTTCGCCGCCCACCGCTCCGCATCCTGCGCAGCCAAAGTCTCCCAGCGACTCGGCCCCGTGGGATCGTCATCCGACAACGGGGCATCGTAGGAATCCGTCAACGCCCGGCCCCGCTTCTTCGCCTGCCCGCGCTTCAGGTGATCCCAACAGGAATGCCGCAACATCCCCACCAGCCAGGCACGGAACCTCCCCTGGTTGGAATCGTAGTGACCGAGCCGGCCCGTGAACCCCATGCAGACCTCCTGCCACACGTCCTCGGCATCGTGGCCATTCAAACCCAATCGATGCTGCAAGAACGCCATGGCCGGGCCCGTGTATCCCTCGACCAACTGTCTCCACGCGTCCTCCCGCGCCATCTCATCCCCACGCAACGCTCGGGAGATCAACGAAGGGCGGGTATCCGGAAAGTTCATGTCCGTGGCTTAAAGAGTATCCGCTCCCCTCGCCTCGCTATCGCGGGCGGAGGAGCCGCTTCGCCGGCGCCTGAACAGCACGGAGAGGATCATGGAATCGCCCTGGCGAGGCGGAAGCCCAAGAAGGGAGAGCGAACGCCGGGGGCAAGACGGCGGCGGGAGGCTGAGCGACTGCACGCCGCCGAGCCGATGGAGGACTCGCTGCTCCACGCCGCCGAGTCGAAGGAGGCGATGGAGGACTCGCTGCTCCACCAGAACCTGCCGATCCGGGAACCGCCGCGACTTACGCGCAGCCAACCGCCACCGGGGCCGCTGGGATCAATCTCCGCGCCGGTCAAATATGCGCCATGCCAGTCCGAGCACCATTCCCACACATTCCCCAACATGTCGTGCAGCCCAAAGGCGTTGGCCTGCTTGCCTCCCACTGGATGCGTCGTGCGGCCACTGTTCGCATCGTACCAAGCGATCTGGTCCAAGGGGCCGTAAGCCGGCCCGGTGGTTCCCGCCCGGCAGGCGTATTCCCACTCCGCCTCGGTCAACAGCCGATATGTCCCCCGCGGCACCCGCAGCCGGTTGCAGAGCTGGTTGATAAACTCCTGGGCGTCATTCCAACTCACCATCTCCACCGGGCCCGCGCCCCCCGTTGTCTTGAAATGGCTCGGGTTGCTTCCCTTCATCGCTTGCCAAATCGACTCGTCGTGATCCATGACTCGTGAAACTAGGGACGTTCTCGCGTTGCCCCACATCACCGCTTGCCAAACTGACTGCGTCACCGGGTACTTGCCCACATAAACGGCCCGAGAAAGCGTCACCTGTCGGGTGCTCTCGTCCAAGCCACGCCCCTCCTCATTGGCAGGACTTCCCATCTGAAACGTGCCGCCCGGCACGAAGCGCAACGCGATGTCGAACTGGGCCGTCCGAACTTCCAACGGAAGACTCGCCGCCTGCGCCGCCGCGATCTGCCGCTGCTGCGCCTCCCGGCTGCCGGCATACAGCCCTTCGAGGGGCGCCGGACGGGCGTCGGCCACTGCGACCAAGTCCGCGGGCAGCGTTTGTTTCTCGACCACCTCCGCCTCTGCCGTGAACTCCGGCGCCACCCGCGACACCGCTCGATTGGGCGGGATCTCCACCCGCAGCATCTCCGAACGGAACCCCGGCCGGCGCAATTGCAGATCGTGAACCCCGGCGGGCAGTTCCATCCATCCGTTGCTGGGTTGGAGCCGGTTCTCACCCATCCAGATCGCCATCGTCGGATGCCCGACCACCGAAAGCCTTCCGGGCAAGGGCGCCAGGGGACGGTCCAGCAAGTGCTGTCTGCCCTGGACCAATCTCGTGATTCGACCGGTGGCCGGGGCGTGATCCGCGAGGTCGATCCGGAAGACCCAGTCCCCTTCCTCGAGGGATCGCACCAGCAGTTCACCCCCCGACTCGACCGGTCCCACGGTCCGCGACGCCCCCGCCGCATCGGTCAGGGTCAGGCGGGCGCCCGGGTTGGACTTCAACAGCACCTCGCCCCGCAGACGATCCAGGTGCACCTGGACGTCGATCACCTCGGTGTCGCTGCCGGCCCGGATCCGCTGCTGGTTGACCTGGTAACCCGGCTTGAACACCACCAGCCCATACTGGGCCTCAGGATCCTCCGGCAGATCGAACTCC from Verrucomicrobiia bacterium includes these protein-coding regions:
- a CDS encoding FHA domain-containing protein; this translates as MPDEHGESTRPWSPGEVTTLQRRLIESGRVLRAFEDCLEVPCLLWTSGGGAGKETVQALPLEHPVVTVGRRGDPPLAFSEDRSMSNRHFRVLRGPNGVCYAEDLGSTNGLWINGRQVASRRLVHGDSIHAGNQDFVFHAGGATLAGLSRVEE
- a CDS encoding sigma-70 family RNA polymerase sigma factor yields the protein MNFPDTRPSLISRALRGDEMAREDAWRQLVEGYTGPAMAFLQHRLGLNGHDAEDVWQEVCMGFTGRLGHYDSNQGRFRAWLVGMLRHSCWDHLKRGQAKKRGRALTDSYDAPLSDDDPTGPSRWETLAAQDAERWAANERTVDDALRAALRDYSGKGGVDEVAVYLDWFWNGAPPVQRRKSQSKPTGGQASKPAHDSNAEIAARHGITVAQLEYLRKKVEAHLQKRWDMD
- a CDS encoding SUMF1/EgtB/PvdO family nonheme iron enzyme; this encodes MKTSSSHTHPYPEYPTRLLVVASGPIKPPIVFGAYELQSLVRRSNMSLLCRGIRLGTQEAVAVKICLPGADRPRFQREIQHTQSIRSHGVIKVQDEDVGVAKDGCPYYATRWIDGPSLAERLADPRVPVEARLEVVEELCRIVGLLHEKGVRHRDLKPSNAMLEDGGRKVVLLDLGLARADHDTDLTATGAAAGGTPGYMPPWVVEHPEWVEDYQRQWDVHSLGVILVEALTGERPKGPRDPRFTADGVAGLLKDKLPKDRRFDALATACLASDPRNPECPRDADDLYNRLRACRGLRGRGSGARWVVRAGVGLAMALGIGALGMAVAFPEAWHEWGDRIRGLASAWVAGTGGSPAVEDSPMQEAALHPLIIPNPSLSQRLLRVRVWPEGATVRVVDHQANGGVLAERQAPASGELEFDLPEDPEAQYGLVVFKPGYQVNQQRIRAGSDTEVIDVQVHLDRLRGEVLLKSNPGARLTLTDAAGASRTVGPVESGGELLVRSLEEGDWVFRIDLADHAPATGRITRLVQGRQHLLDRPLAPLPGRLSVVGHPTMAIWMGENRLQPSNGWMELPAGVHDLQLRRPGFRSEMLRVEIPPNRAVSRVAPEFTAEAEVVEKQTLPADLVAVADARPAPLEGLYAGSREAQQRQIAAAQAASLPLEVRTAQFDIALRFVPGGTFQMGSPANEEGRGLDESTRQVTLSRAVYVGKYPVTQSVWQAVMWGNARTSLVSRVMDHDESIWQAMKGSNPSHFKTTGGAGPVEMVSWNDAQEFINQLCNRLRVPRGTYRLLTEAEWEYACRAGTTGPAYGPLDQIAWYDANSGRTTHPVGGKQANAFGLHDMLGNVWEWCSDWHGAYLTGAEIDPSGPGGGWLRVSRGGSRIGRFWWSSESSIASFDSAAWSSESSIGSAACSRSASRRRLAPGVRSPFLGFRLARAIP